Proteins co-encoded in one Callospermophilus lateralis isolate mCalLat2 chromosome 2, mCalLat2.hap1, whole genome shotgun sequence genomic window:
- the Or52b2 gene encoding olfactory receptor 52B2: MFIMTYTNFTIFHPEVFVLLGIPGLEAYHIWLSIPLCLMYITALLGNSMLTVVIITERNLHEPMYFFLSMLAITDILLSTTTVPKALAIFWLHAHDITFDACVTQVFFVHTMFVGESAILLAMAFDRFVAICAPLRYTTVLTWPAVGRIAVAIVIRSFCIIFPVIFLLKRLPFCQTNIIPHSYCEHIGVARLACADITVNIWYGFSVPIVMVIFDVILIAVSYSLILQAVFRLPSEDARHKALSTCGSHLCVILMFYVPSFFTLLTHRFGHNIPRHVHILLANLYVVVPPMLNPIVYGVKTKQIRESVIHWFFGIKTWCCASPLG, translated from the coding sequence ATGTTTATCATGACTTACACCAACTTtactatcttccatcctgaagtttTTGTCTTACTCGGCATCCCTGGGTTGGAGGCTTATCACATTTGGTTGTCAATACCCCTTTGCCTCATGTATATCACTGCACTCCTGGGGAACAGCATGCTGACAGTGGTCATCATCACAGAACGTAATCTTCATGAGCCCATGTATttcttcctgtctatgttggccaTCACTGATATCCTGCTGTCAACCACTACTGTACCCAAGGCCCTAGCCATCTTTTGGCTGCATGCTCATGACATTACCTTTGATGCCTGTGTCACCCAAGTCTTCTTTGTCCACACAATGTTTGTGGGGGAGTCGGCCATATTGTTAGCCATGGCCTTTGACCGTTTTGTGGCCATATGTGCCCCTCTGAGATATACAACGGTGCTAACATGGCCTGCTGTAGGAAGGATTGCTGTGGCCATTGTCATCCGAAGCTTCTGCATCATCTTCCCAGTGATCTTCTTGCTAAAGCGACTACCCTTCTGTCAAACCAATATCATCCCCCATTCATACTGTGAGCATATTGGAGTGGCCCGCTTAGCCTGTGCTGACATTACTGTTAACATCTGGTATGGCTTCTCAGTGCCCATTGTCATGGTCATCTTCGATGTTATTCTCATTGCTGTGTCTTACTCACTGATCCTCCAAGCAGTATTTCGTTTGCCCTCCGAGGATGCTCGGCACAAGGCCCTCAGCACTTGTGGGTCTCATCTCTGTGTCATCCTCATGTTTTATGTCCCATCATTCTTTACCTTATTGACCCACCGCTTTGGCCATAACATTCcgcgacatgtccatatactgctGGCCAATCTTTATGTAGTGGTGCCACCAATGCTCAACCCTATTGTCTATGGTGTGAAGACTAAGCAGATTAGGGAGAGTGTAATTCACTGGTTCTTTGGCATCAAGACTTGGTGCTGTGCCTCCCCTTTAGGCTGA